In Scophthalmus maximus strain ysfricsl-2021 chromosome 21, ASM2237912v1, whole genome shotgun sequence, one genomic interval encodes:
- the nrros gene encoding transforming growth factor beta activator LRRC33 isoform X2: MPVHGLTPILLCLLPFWIIPTPSSSHPQLSQCRLIQRTALCNNAKLSSVPTGLPRNIEELQLNYNHMQTLQDNSLLLYPSLNSLSLACNNLEKLESNTFQDSKWLESLNLANNNLYLGYQETSQAFKELTGLRGLDLSENKLDDEMAATLLQNLTSVEYLNLSGNLLQRLDETSFRDLHQLKELDLQRNIIFEIDGAFDSNPKLQRLNLAFNDLPCLTDFHMTQLVVLNASHNFIDWFISRQDLNDTFQLETLDLSDNTLLFFPFLPNHSHLRNLYLSHNSLRFYERLADNATFPNSTTTVEFYNLKKYKSNVTTQLWDDGLHGDISSLEILDLRGNQVEYFPQGFIQKMPALSRLRMCTNCLESLNLTSEQFSGSLYELDVSNNRLNQIVADEGTLSTLGNLTYFNLSLNDLAWLPSRLFSSLPSLRVVVDAFGTVR; the protein is encoded by the exons ATGCCAGTCCACGGACTCACGCCCATCCTGCTGTGCTTGTTGCCCTTCTGGATTATCCCCACACCATCCTCGAGTCATCCACAGCTCAGCCAGTGTCGTCTG ATCCAAAGAACGGCTCTGTGCAACAATGCCAAGCTCAGCTCTGTGCCTACAGGATTACCACGCAACATAGAGGAGCTTCAGCTCAACTACAATCACATGCAAACACTACAGGACAACTCTCTGCTCCTTTACCCTTCACTGAACAGCCTGAGTTTAGCTTGTAACAATTTGGAGAAATTAGAATCGAACACTTTTCAAGACTCTAAGTGGTTAGAAAGCCTCAATTTGGCAAATAACAATCTTTATTTGGGTTACCAAGAAACCAGCCAAGCATTCAAGGAGCTAACTGGACTTAGAGGTCTGGATCTTTCTGAGAATAAACTTGACGATGAAATGGCCGCCACACTTCTACAAAATCTGACCTCTGTAGAGTACCTCAATCTTTCTGGAAACCTCTTGCAGAGACTGGATGAGACCTCGTTCAGGGACCTTCACCAGCTCAAAGAGCTCGACCTGCAGAGGAACATCATATTCGAGATCGATGGAGCCTTCGACAGCAATCCCAAGCTCCAGCGGCTCAACTTGGCCTTCAACGATCTTCCTTGCCTAACTGACTTCCACATGACCCAGCTGGTGGTTCTCAATGCCAGTCACAATTTCATCGACTGGTTCATCTCCAGACAAGACCTTAATGACACTTTCCAGCTAGAGACACTTGATCTTTCAGATAACACACTgctcttcttccctttcttgCCCAACCACAGTCACCTACGTAACCTGTACCTGTCCCACAACAGCCTTAGGTTCTACGAGCGCTTAGCAGACAATGCCACATTCCCAAACTCCACGACAACTGTTGAGTTCTACAAtctaaagaaatacaaaagcaaTGTGACCACTCAGTTGTGGGATGACGGTCTCCATGGTGACATCTCCTCTCTCGAGATTTTGGATCTAAGAGGAAACCAGGTGGAGTATTTCCCCCAAGGATTCATCCAGAAAATGCCTGCGCTCTCCAGGCTTCGAATGTGCACAAACTGTCTGGAATCCTTAAATCTAACTTCTGAACAGTTCTCTGGCAGCTTGTACGAGCTGGATGTCAGCAACAACAGGCTGAACCAGATTGTAGCAGATGAAGGAACACTGAGCACCCTTGGCAATCTGACATATTTTAACCTGAGTCTGAATGACCTTGCGTGGTTACCCTCGAGATTGTTTTCCTCACTGCCAAGTCTCAG GGTTGTCGTTGACGCATTTGGAACTGTCCGATAA
- the nrros gene encoding transforming growth factor beta activator LRRC33 isoform X1 has protein sequence MPVHGLTPILLCLLPFWIIPTPSSSHPQLSQCRLIQRTALCNNAKLSSVPTGLPRNIEELQLNYNHMQTLQDNSLLLYPSLNSLSLACNNLEKLESNTFQDSKWLESLNLANNNLYLGYQETSQAFKELTGLRGLDLSENKLDDEMAATLLQNLTSVEYLNLSGNLLQRLDETSFRDLHQLKELDLQRNIIFEIDGAFDSNPKLQRLNLAFNDLPCLTDFHMTQLVVLNASHNFIDWFISRQDLNDTFQLETLDLSDNTLLFFPFLPNHSHLRNLYLSHNSLRFYERLADNATFPNSTTTVEFYNLKKYKSNVTTQLWDDGLHGDISSLEILDLRGNQVEYFPQGFIQKMPALSRLRMCTNCLESLNLTSEQFSGSLYELDVSNNRLNQIVADEGTLSTLGNLTYFNLSLNDLAWLPSRLFSSLPSLRSVDLSYNKIDICHPEEAEISTDTVSACVDWRNAVSLGQLYLKGCNIELIPSSAFTGLSLTHLELSDNTGLVVQQSIQSLSETLQHLGLGHTHTQDLDFSGFKRLKFLNISRNSLAHLPPSLLNLDLKVLDLRDNILSTIPQGLANALAPKLHVVFLTGNPFNCCQTEWFRTFETTKTINMVGQSDIECEDPVRTQRLLHLDSSVCLDKSGESIFWYILLFVPICISFMGISVIVFLTFKPTILQKSIKKKCLKPTSY, from the exons ATGCCAGTCCACGGACTCACGCCCATCCTGCTGTGCTTGTTGCCCTTCTGGATTATCCCCACACCATCCTCGAGTCATCCACAGCTCAGCCAGTGTCGTCTG ATCCAAAGAACGGCTCTGTGCAACAATGCCAAGCTCAGCTCTGTGCCTACAGGATTACCACGCAACATAGAGGAGCTTCAGCTCAACTACAATCACATGCAAACACTACAGGACAACTCTCTGCTCCTTTACCCTTCACTGAACAGCCTGAGTTTAGCTTGTAACAATTTGGAGAAATTAGAATCGAACACTTTTCAAGACTCTAAGTGGTTAGAAAGCCTCAATTTGGCAAATAACAATCTTTATTTGGGTTACCAAGAAACCAGCCAAGCATTCAAGGAGCTAACTGGACTTAGAGGTCTGGATCTTTCTGAGAATAAACTTGACGATGAAATGGCCGCCACACTTCTACAAAATCTGACCTCTGTAGAGTACCTCAATCTTTCTGGAAACCTCTTGCAGAGACTGGATGAGACCTCGTTCAGGGACCTTCACCAGCTCAAAGAGCTCGACCTGCAGAGGAACATCATATTCGAGATCGATGGAGCCTTCGACAGCAATCCCAAGCTCCAGCGGCTCAACTTGGCCTTCAACGATCTTCCTTGCCTAACTGACTTCCACATGACCCAGCTGGTGGTTCTCAATGCCAGTCACAATTTCATCGACTGGTTCATCTCCAGACAAGACCTTAATGACACTTTCCAGCTAGAGACACTTGATCTTTCAGATAACACACTgctcttcttccctttcttgCCCAACCACAGTCACCTACGTAACCTGTACCTGTCCCACAACAGCCTTAGGTTCTACGAGCGCTTAGCAGACAATGCCACATTCCCAAACTCCACGACAACTGTTGAGTTCTACAAtctaaagaaatacaaaagcaaTGTGACCACTCAGTTGTGGGATGACGGTCTCCATGGTGACATCTCCTCTCTCGAGATTTTGGATCTAAGAGGAAACCAGGTGGAGTATTTCCCCCAAGGATTCATCCAGAAAATGCCTGCGCTCTCCAGGCTTCGAATGTGCACAAACTGTCTGGAATCCTTAAATCTAACTTCTGAACAGTTCTCTGGCAGCTTGTACGAGCTGGATGTCAGCAACAACAGGCTGAACCAGATTGTAGCAGATGAAGGAACACTGAGCACCCTTGGCAATCTGACATATTTTAACCTGAGTCTGAATGACCTTGCGTGGTTACCCTCGAGATTGTTTTCCTCACTGCCAAGTCTCAGGTCAGTGGATCTCAGCTATAACAAAATTGACATTTGTCACCCTGAAGAAGCTGAGATCAGTACAGATACTGTCTCAGCTTGTGTGGATTGGAGAAATGCTGTGTCCCTTGGGCAGCTTTACCTTAAAGGATGCAACATTGAATTAATTCCATCATCTGCATTCACAGGGTTGTCGTTGACGCATTTGGAACTGTCCGATAACACGGGACTCGTTGTCCAGCAATCAATACAAAGCCTCAGTGAAACTTTGCAGCATCTTGGTTtgggacacactcacacacaggacTTGGATTTCTCCGGTTTCAAACGTCTGaagtttttaaacatttcaaggAACTCTCTTGCCCATCTTCCCCCTTCACTCCTAAATCTTGACCTGAAAGTGCTTGACTTGAGGGACAACATACTGTCCACTATCCCCCAAGGTCTGGCTAACGCATTAGCTCCAAAACTTCACGTTGTTTTCCTCACAGGAAATCCGTTCAACTGCTGCCAAACAGAATGGTTCAGGACCTTTGAAACAACAAAGACCATCAATATGGTTGGACAATCAGACATAGAATGTGAAGATCCCGTCCGAACACAGAGACTGCTACACTTAGATTCATCTGTGTGTTTAGACAAAAGTGGGGAATCTATATTCTGGTACATTCTGCTTTTTGTACCCatatgtatttcatttatgggcatttcagtcattgtttttctcacatttaaGCCCACAATCCTACAAAAATCTATCAAAaagaagtgtctgaagcctaCATCTTACTGA
- the sh3glb1a gene encoding endophilin-B1a isoform X1, whose amino-acid sequence MDFNVKRLAADAGTFLSRAVQFTEEKLGQAEKTELDAHLENLLVRAEGTKQWTERIMKQTEVLLQPNPNVRLEEFVYEKLEKKVPTRMNNHELLGHSMIDSGNEFGPGTAYGNALIKCGETEKQIGGAERELIQSAAINFLTPFRNFLEGDFKTILKERKLLQVKRLDLDAAKTKLKKARMADARAVAEQELRMTQSEFDRQAEITRLLLEGVSSTHAHHLRCLNDFVEAQTTYYAQCYQYMVDLQKQLGSFPSSFSNNNQSSVSGGASISVPTIPVSASLPSVSAGHGSSTASGGFNELRSSNGSRKARVLYDYDAASSSELSLLADEVIMVSSVPGMDSDWLMGERGSQKGKVPITYLELLN is encoded by the exons ATGGACTTCAACGTTAAGCGGTTAGCCGCGGACGCCGGTACCTTCCTGAGCCGCGCGGTGCAG TTCACAGAGGAGAAGCTTGGCCAGGCGGAGAAGACCGAGTTGGACGCCCATCTGGAGAACCTGCTGGTCCGAGCAGAGGGCACCAAGCAATGGACGGAGAGGATCATGAAGCAGACCGAGGTCCTGCTGCAGCCCAACCCGA ATGTCCGGCTTGAAGAATTTGTGTACgagaaactggagaaaaaagTCCCGACGCGAATGAACAACCATGAGCTGCTGGGCCATTCCATGATTGACTCGGGAAACGAATTTGGTCCTGGGACTGCCTACG GAAATGCTCTGATAAAATGTGGTGAGACGGAGAAACAGATCGGTGGGGCAGAGCGGGAGCTCATCCAAAGTGCTGCCATCAACTTCCTGACACCTTTCAGAAACTTTCTAGAGGGCGACTTCAAAACCATCCTG aaagaaagaaagttgcTGCAGGTCAAACGCCTGGATCTAGATGCAGCCAAGACCAAGCTAAAGAAAGCCAGGATGGCTGATGCGAGAGCTGTG GCAGAGCAGGAGTTGAGGATGACCCAGAGTGAGTTCGACCGGCAGGCAGAGATCACCCGGCTGCTGTTGGAGGGCGTCAGCAGCACTCAT GCACACCACCTACGCTGCTTGAATGACTTTGTGGAGGCCCAGACTACATACTACGCACAGTGTTACCAGTACATGGTGGATCTCCAAAAGCAGCTGGGCAG ttTCCCCTCATCattctccaacaacaaccagtCTTCAGTGTCGGGCGGGGCCAGCATCTCGGTGCCCACCATCCCGGTGTCAGCCTCACTGCCCAGTGTGTCCGCGGGCCACGGCAGCTCTACGGCGTCGGGCGGATTTAATGAATTGCGTAGCTCCAACGGCAGCCGCAAAGCCAGAGTCCTTTACGACTACGACGCTGCCAGCAGCAGCGAGCTTTCTCTGCTGGCTGATGAG GTGATCATGGTCAGCAGCGTCCCGGGCATGGACTCAGACTGGCTGATGGGGGAACGAGGCAGCCAGAAGGGCAAAGTGCCAATCACCTACCTGGAGCTGCTTAACTGA
- the sh3glb1a gene encoding endophilin-B1a isoform X2, with the protein MKQTEVLLQPNPNVRLEEFVYEKLEKKVPTRMNNHELLGHSMIDSGNEFGPGTAYGNALIKCGETEKQIGGAERELIQSAAINFLTPFRNFLEGDFKTILKERKLLQVKRLDLDAAKTKLKKARMADARAVAEQELRMTQSEFDRQAEITRLLLEGVSSTHAHHLRCLNDFVEAQTTYYAQCYQYMVDLQKQLGSFPSSFSNNNQSSVSGGASISVPTIPVSASLPSVSAGHGSSTASGGFNELRSSNGSRKARVLYDYDAASSSELSLLADEVIMVSSVPGMDSDWLMGERGSQKGKVPITYLELLN; encoded by the exons ATGAAGCAGACCGAGGTCCTGCTGCAGCCCAACCCGA ATGTCCGGCTTGAAGAATTTGTGTACgagaaactggagaaaaaagTCCCGACGCGAATGAACAACCATGAGCTGCTGGGCCATTCCATGATTGACTCGGGAAACGAATTTGGTCCTGGGACTGCCTACG GAAATGCTCTGATAAAATGTGGTGAGACGGAGAAACAGATCGGTGGGGCAGAGCGGGAGCTCATCCAAAGTGCTGCCATCAACTTCCTGACACCTTTCAGAAACTTTCTAGAGGGCGACTTCAAAACCATCCTG aaagaaagaaagttgcTGCAGGTCAAACGCCTGGATCTAGATGCAGCCAAGACCAAGCTAAAGAAAGCCAGGATGGCTGATGCGAGAGCTGTG GCAGAGCAGGAGTTGAGGATGACCCAGAGTGAGTTCGACCGGCAGGCAGAGATCACCCGGCTGCTGTTGGAGGGCGTCAGCAGCACTCAT GCACACCACCTACGCTGCTTGAATGACTTTGTGGAGGCCCAGACTACATACTACGCACAGTGTTACCAGTACATGGTGGATCTCCAAAAGCAGCTGGGCAG ttTCCCCTCATCattctccaacaacaaccagtCTTCAGTGTCGGGCGGGGCCAGCATCTCGGTGCCCACCATCCCGGTGTCAGCCTCACTGCCCAGTGTGTCCGCGGGCCACGGCAGCTCTACGGCGTCGGGCGGATTTAATGAATTGCGTAGCTCCAACGGCAGCCGCAAAGCCAGAGTCCTTTACGACTACGACGCTGCCAGCAGCAGCGAGCTTTCTCTGCTGGCTGATGAG GTGATCATGGTCAGCAGCGTCCCGGGCATGGACTCAGACTGGCTGATGGGGGAACGAGGCAGCCAGAAGGGCAAAGTGCCAATCACCTACCTGGAGCTGCTTAACTGA